A single region of the Paramicrobacterium fandaimingii genome encodes:
- a CDS encoding DMT family transporter, with protein MRYWIVLLASSVLEAVWATALGDSNGLSLLAPSIVFLLALTASMLGLGYAMKGLPVSVAYAVWTGVGAALTVTWAMATGVEPASLLKVVFLAGIVACVVGLALVTPARPKRAPDLSGGEDAAQL; from the coding sequence ATGCGGTATTGGATTGTTCTGCTCGCAAGTTCCGTGCTTGAGGCTGTGTGGGCGACAGCTCTCGGAGATTCCAACGGCCTGTCGCTCCTTGCTCCGTCGATCGTCTTTCTGCTCGCACTCACCGCGAGCATGCTCGGCCTCGGCTATGCGATGAAGGGGTTGCCGGTGAGCGTCGCCTACGCGGTCTGGACGGGCGTCGGAGCCGCGCTCACCGTGACCTGGGCGATGGCAACCGGTGTCGAGCCCGCGTCGCTTCTGAAGGTGGTGTTTCTCGCAGGAATTGTCGCGTGCGTTGTCGGTCTCGCGCTCGTCACCCCGGCACGGCCGAAACGCGCCCCGGATCTCTCGGGCGGGGAGGATGCGGCTCAGCTGTAG
- a CDS encoding deoxyguanosinetriphosphate triphosphohydrolase family protein, translating to MVTRQRTHTDGGRERAIAEELREGEDEFRNDIERIRFSPYFSRLSAVTQVIPQAGSGTVIHNRLTHSLKVSAVARSIAIGLRTADEATQSLVHELGGCDPVVVQAAAAAHDLGHPPFGHLGEQELDRVARDTLGLPDGFEGNAQTFRILTALDSCDATARGLNLTRAVRAAVLKYPWTRSEWRAIPSRPPEQMPRGVGTALAIGAQKFSAYDVEGNEMRDALAVFPAIAEHQQTLECSVMDIADDIAYAVHDLDDFYRAGILQYTAVSAELRAWLDARTALAASDDSELDPRSPGHALELAWRRIEEKDPWIADAEAFCASVERVANDLVDGLLAVPYDGGLEADRAVTGFTRRWIDRLKSSIAVERTPTIRSGHVRLADEAWHDVIVLKFVHSRFVLDRSDLAVYQRGQTRIIASLADGFHAWLNDPDDAGRAPRRLLDSVEAATSEYRTLRDERPELFDHGGSAEVARLGRSRAIVDYIASFTDAQAMSVNALITGTSDGPWEAGRGL from the coding sequence ATGGTCACGAGGCAGAGAACGCACACGGACGGCGGCCGCGAGCGGGCGATCGCCGAAGAGCTTCGCGAGGGCGAAGACGAGTTTCGCAACGACATTGAGCGCATCAGATTCTCGCCCTACTTTTCGCGGCTCTCGGCCGTGACGCAGGTGATTCCGCAAGCGGGATCGGGCACGGTGATTCACAACCGGCTCACGCACTCGCTCAAGGTATCCGCCGTTGCGCGTTCCATCGCGATTGGGCTGCGCACGGCAGATGAGGCAACTCAGAGTCTCGTGCACGAGCTCGGCGGCTGCGATCCTGTCGTCGTGCAGGCAGCAGCTGCGGCTCACGATCTCGGCCACCCGCCGTTCGGTCACCTCGGCGAACAGGAGCTCGACCGCGTCGCGCGTGACACGCTCGGCCTGCCAGACGGCTTCGAAGGCAACGCGCAGACCTTCCGCATCCTGACGGCTCTCGACAGCTGCGACGCGACAGCACGCGGGCTGAATCTCACTCGCGCCGTTCGCGCCGCAGTGCTGAAGTACCCGTGGACGCGCAGCGAATGGCGAGCGATTCCCAGCAGGCCACCAGAGCAGATGCCGCGCGGTGTCGGCACGGCGCTCGCGATCGGGGCGCAGAAGTTCTCGGCCTACGACGTCGAGGGAAACGAGATGCGTGACGCGCTGGCGGTATTTCCGGCGATCGCCGAGCATCAGCAGACCCTCGAGTGCTCTGTGATGGACATCGCGGACGACATCGCCTACGCCGTGCACGATCTTGACGACTTCTATCGCGCGGGCATCTTGCAGTACACAGCAGTTTCTGCGGAATTGCGGGCGTGGCTTGACGCCCGCACTGCCCTTGCGGCATCCGATGATTCCGAACTCGACCCGCGAAGCCCGGGGCATGCTCTCGAGCTTGCCTGGCGACGCATAGAAGAGAAAGACCCGTGGATCGCGGATGCTGAAGCATTCTGCGCTTCTGTCGAACGTGTTGCGAATGACCTCGTCGATGGACTGCTCGCCGTTCCCTACGACGGCGGACTTGAGGCAGACCGCGCGGTGACGGGATTCACACGGCGCTGGATCGACAGGCTCAAATCATCGATCGCCGTTGAACGCACACCGACGATCCGCAGTGGACATGTGCGACTCGCGGACGAAGCATGGCACGACGTCATCGTCCTCAAGTTCGTACACTCCCGCTTCGTGCTCGATCGCTCGGACCTCGCCGTGTATCAGCGCGGTCAGACGCGCATCATCGCCTCGCTCGCCGACGGGTTTCACGCGTGGCTGAACGACCCGGACGACGCGGGGAGGGCACCACGGCGCCTGCTCGATTCGGTTGAGGCCGCGACGAGCGAGTATCGAACATTGCGCGATGAGCGCCCCGAGCTGTTTGACCATGGCGGGTCGGCCGAAGTCGCACGGCTCGGACGCTCGCGCGCCATCGTCGACTACATTGCGTCGTTCACAGACGCGCAGGCCATGTCGGTGAACGCGCTGATCACGGGAACGTCGGACGGGCCGTGGGAGGCCGGGCGCGGACTGTGA
- a CDS encoding NAD(P)H-hydrate epimerase — translation MKAYTAAQVRGAELPLLEAGVPLMQRAAAALADEIVAVAHERQSGADAAAHCVLLVVGAGNNGGDALFAGATVAAHGVSVDIARTSERVHEEGLAAALDAGAVVVDADAIDANDYDVIVDAILGTGTSGSALRGTARETVERMLSQLGERERPTIVACDLPSGIHPDTGEVADSRVLTADVTVTFGAAKIGMLLEPASRHIGRLVVAEIGLAGELERIDDDR, via the coding sequence ATGAAGGCATACACCGCCGCACAGGTGCGGGGGGCCGAGCTGCCGCTGCTCGAGGCTGGCGTTCCGCTCATGCAGCGTGCCGCCGCAGCACTCGCCGACGAGATCGTCGCTGTCGCGCATGAACGGCAATCCGGCGCGGATGCTGCAGCACACTGCGTGCTTCTCGTTGTCGGCGCAGGCAACAATGGCGGCGATGCACTCTTCGCCGGCGCAACGGTCGCCGCGCATGGCGTCTCCGTCGATATCGCGCGCACGTCAGAGCGTGTGCATGAAGAAGGTCTCGCTGCAGCACTCGATGCGGGAGCCGTCGTGGTTGATGCTGACGCCATCGATGCAAACGACTACGACGTGATCGTCGACGCGATCCTCGGCACTGGGACAAGCGGCAGCGCGCTGCGCGGTACTGCACGAGAGACCGTCGAACGGATGCTGTCGCAGCTCGGCGAACGGGAGCGTCCCACTATCGTCGCCTGCGATCTTCCCAGCGGCATCCACCCCGACACCGGCGAGGTAGCCGACTCGCGCGTGCTGACGGCTGACGTCACCGTCACATTCGGAGCGGCGAAGATCGGGATGTTGCTCGAGCCCGCTTCGCGCCATATCGGACGCCTTGTTGTCGCCGAGATCGGGCTTGCCGGCGAACTCGAGCGCATCGACGATGACCGGTGA
- a CDS encoding transferase: MSTPAEVVETDTGTITRYRRHPLGRGLVASGATVDPTAHIERTAYVEPGAVVGRGAWIGATAWIDRDATIGAAAVVGANVHVGQNAHVGHGARVGGHSRIGANARVGNGANVPGDSQIDAFADISGPGDIPA, encoded by the coding sequence TTGAGCACACCCGCTGAGGTCGTCGAGACCGACACCGGAACAATCACCCGCTACCGCCGCCACCCCCTTGGCCGCGGACTGGTTGCTTCGGGAGCAACGGTCGACCCGACCGCCCACATTGAACGAACCGCCTATGTCGAGCCCGGCGCAGTTGTTGGCCGCGGAGCATGGATCGGCGCAACCGCGTGGATCGATCGCGACGCGACGATCGGCGCCGCTGCCGTCGTCGGCGCTAACGTGCACGTCGGCCAGAACGCACACGTCGGCCACGGCGCACGCGTCGGTGGCCACTCGCGCATCGGCGCGAATGCCCGCGTCGGCAATGGCGCGAACGTGCCAGGCGACAGCCAGATCGACGCCTTCGCCGATATCTCGGGTCCGGGAGACATTCCGGCCTAA
- a CDS encoding DMT family transporter: MAWVILILSGALEAVWASALSASNGLKKLWPSVLFVVSMCVSMAGLAYAMAFIPTGIAYAVWVGMGAVLTTVWAIVTRQERATVARVLLLAGLVACVVGIKVVS, from the coding sequence GTGGCGTGGGTGATCCTGATTCTCTCGGGCGCACTTGAGGCAGTGTGGGCCAGTGCGCTATCAGCATCGAACGGGCTCAAGAAACTCTGGCCCAGCGTTCTCTTCGTCGTGTCCATGTGCGTGAGCATGGCCGGGCTCGCCTACGCGATGGCGTTCATCCCGACGGGAATCGCGTACGCCGTCTGGGTGGGAATGGGCGCCGTGCTCACCACGGTGTGGGCGATCGTCACGCGCCAGGAGCGCGCAACTGTCGCACGTGTGTTGCTGCTCGCCGGACTCGTCGCCTGCGTTGTCGGAATCAAGGTGGTGAGCTGA
- a CDS encoding TetR/AcrR family transcriptional regulator, whose product MAQRGSYAKGVAKREEILSTALEVIARNGYRRTSVRELADAVGLSQAGVLHYFSSKEELFTEVLRKRDELDNERAGATSTVFGALRDTIRHNADVAGLVHLYTQLSADATDAQHPANTYFTSRYAVLRERLTAEIATAQSAGTIRDDVDAGQLATFVIAAMDGLQTQWLLDPSIDMAATIASVIDLAKPRS is encoded by the coding sequence ATGGCACAGCGGGGCTCCTACGCCAAAGGCGTGGCAAAACGGGAAGAGATCCTCTCGACGGCGCTCGAGGTTATCGCACGCAACGGCTACCGACGCACGTCTGTGCGCGAGCTCGCGGATGCTGTCGGGCTGAGCCAAGCGGGCGTGCTTCACTACTTCAGCTCAAAGGAAGAACTCTTCACCGAGGTTCTTCGCAAGCGCGATGAACTCGACAATGAGCGTGCCGGCGCGACGAGCACCGTGTTCGGGGCGCTGCGTGACACGATCAGGCACAATGCCGACGTCGCGGGTCTTGTTCACCTATACACACAGCTTTCCGCAGATGCCACTGATGCGCAGCACCCCGCGAACACGTATTTCACCTCGCGCTATGCCGTACTGCGCGAACGCTTGACCGCCGAGATCGCGACGGCGCAGAGCGCGGGGACGATTCGCGATGACGTGGACGCCGGGCAGCTTGCCACGTTCGTGATCGCCGCGATGGACGGCTTGCAGACCCAGTGGTTGCTCGATCCATCGATTGACATGGCCGCGACCATTGCGTCGGTCATCGACCTTGCGAAACCGCGCAGCTGA
- a CDS encoding AI-2E family transporter, with translation MPRLRSIVLARPLRTGFLTTIGVLLAIAVGLAVSNLSTVFIYLLFAVFLALAIEPAVKWCSRRGISRPWAIVIVFVGVFVVLGAILGFAIPILVGQIALFATSVPTLIDDFSRSGLFHTLEGIFGPGLEGLLGDLQSFVADPANIAAIGGGALKVGVSVATGLSGAVIVIVLTLYFVASLPTIKSSMYRLAPARNRPRLSDMTEQITDAIGGYTAGMVTLAFFNAVFTGILYFALGLPFPPLMMAAAFLLTLIPLVGSVLFWAIGSILAVFASPVDALIFAAAYLVYMQLEAYVLTPRVMNRAVSIPGSLVVIGALVGGTLLGLLGALIAVPVTASILLIIKQIWIPQQDARV, from the coding sequence ATGCCCCGCCTGCGTTCCATCGTTCTTGCTCGCCCACTGCGCACCGGGTTTCTCACAACGATCGGCGTGCTGCTCGCCATCGCCGTCGGGCTCGCCGTCTCGAACCTCTCTACCGTCTTTATCTATCTACTGTTCGCCGTCTTTCTGGCGCTGGCCATTGAGCCCGCGGTGAAATGGTGCTCCCGCCGCGGCATCTCACGGCCGTGGGCGATCGTCATCGTGTTTGTCGGCGTCTTCGTCGTGCTCGGTGCCATTCTCGGTTTCGCGATACCGATTCTTGTGGGACAAATCGCGTTGTTTGCAACGTCGGTTCCAACGCTCATCGACGACTTTTCACGGTCGGGACTTTTTCATACGCTTGAAGGCATATTTGGACCAGGGCTCGAGGGGCTGCTCGGCGACCTGCAGTCGTTCGTCGCCGACCCCGCGAACATCGCCGCGATCGGCGGAGGTGCGTTGAAGGTCGGCGTCTCCGTTGCCACGGGCCTGTCGGGCGCGGTCATCGTGATCGTTCTGACGCTGTACTTCGTCGCCTCGCTTCCGACGATCAAGTCGTCGATGTACCGCCTCGCACCCGCGCGAAATCGGCCGAGACTTTCTGATATGACGGAGCAGATCACCGACGCGATCGGTGGCTACACGGCGGGAATGGTGACCCTTGCCTTCTTCAACGCGGTGTTCACAGGCATCCTCTATTTCGCTCTCGGCCTGCCGTTTCCTCCGCTGATGATGGCCGCAGCCTTCCTGCTCACGCTGATCCCACTCGTCGGTTCCGTTCTGTTCTGGGCTATTGGCTCAATTCTCGCCGTCTTCGCGAGTCCGGTTGACGCGCTCATCTTCGCCGCCGCCTACCTCGTATACATGCAACTCGAGGCATACGTACTCACTCCGCGGGTGATGAATAGGGCAGTGTCGATCCCCGGATCGCTCGTTGTCATCGGCGCTCTCGTCGGCGGCACTCTGCTGGGGTTGCTCGGCGCGCTCATCGCGGTGCCCGTGACAGCATCCATTCTGCTCATCATCAAGCAGATCTGGATTCCACAGCAGGACGCTCGCGTATGA
- a CDS encoding MFS transporter: MTETHDSEPPSDPPRTGIFADLTPLKYSPAFARLWGGNAIAGIGTQMTIVAVGLHIYDLTQSTFAVSLVALFALVPMLVFGIYGGMLADAFDRRSLALIAAIVAWCSTVTLALLAWTHVDQAWPFYLVMTINTVAATVLGTTRQAILPRLLPIELLPAASALSGISAGIMVTVGPALAGVLVASVGVQWTFTTDVALFAFAFAGIASLPKLEPQGDVRSTGLASVLEGLRFLKTAPNIRMSFIVDLVAMTFGQPRVLFPAVGMLLLGGGAITVGVLTAGVAVGAFITSVFSGRLGALRHQGIAIRNSIAAFGAATLAFGVVLLVAALSGGVASESEVNWPALIAATLCMAVAGGADNVSSIFRMTLLQASAPDAMRGRIQGIFTVVVTGGPRVGDLLAGSLTALTALWVPPLFGGIVIIIVVWLLVRTHPRFAAYDAHDPQP, translated from the coding sequence GTGACGGAGACACACGACTCTGAGCCGCCAAGCGACCCACCGCGCACCGGGATCTTCGCTGACCTGACGCCACTCAAATACAGCCCTGCTTTCGCTCGACTCTGGGGCGGCAACGCCATCGCGGGAATCGGCACGCAGATGACCATCGTCGCTGTCGGACTGCACATCTACGACCTCACGCAATCGACATTCGCCGTCTCACTCGTTGCCCTGTTTGCTCTCGTTCCGATGCTTGTCTTCGGGATCTACGGCGGCATGCTCGCCGACGCGTTCGATCGCCGGTCACTCGCTCTCATCGCGGCGATCGTCGCCTGGTGTTCCACCGTGACGCTCGCGCTGCTCGCGTGGACGCACGTCGACCAGGCGTGGCCGTTCTATCTCGTCATGACGATCAACACGGTTGCCGCGACGGTTCTCGGCACGACGCGGCAGGCGATTCTTCCGCGTCTTCTTCCGATTGAGTTGCTGCCGGCAGCATCCGCTCTCTCGGGAATCAGCGCGGGCATCATGGTGACGGTCGGCCCAGCTCTCGCTGGCGTGCTCGTCGCATCAGTCGGCGTGCAATGGACGTTTACGACAGATGTCGCACTCTTCGCGTTTGCCTTTGCCGGAATTGCATCGCTGCCGAAGCTCGAGCCGCAGGGGGACGTGCGGTCGACAGGGCTCGCTTCGGTTCTCGAAGGACTGCGCTTTCTGAAGACGGCGCCGAACATTCGCATGTCGTTCATCGTGGATCTCGTTGCAATGACGTTCGGTCAGCCCCGTGTTCTGTTTCCCGCGGTGGGGATGCTGCTGCTCGGCGGCGGCGCGATCACGGTCGGTGTGCTGACAGCGGGTGTCGCCGTCGGTGCGTTCATCACGAGCGTTTTCTCCGGCAGGCTCGGGGCATTGCGCCACCAGGGCATAGCCATTCGCAATTCGATCGCCGCCTTCGGCGCGGCAACGCTGGCATTCGGCGTTGTGCTTCTCGTCGCAGCCCTCTCCGGCGGGGTCGCGAGCGAATCAGAGGTCAACTGGCCCGCTCTCATCGCCGCGACGCTCTGCATGGCTGTGGCGGGCGGCGCCGATAACGTGAGCTCCATCTTCCGCATGACTCTGCTTCAGGCGTCGGCTCCCGATGCCATGCGCGGACGCATCCAGGGCATCTTCACCGTCGTCGTCACGGGCGGCCCCCGCGTGGGCGACCTTCTCGCGGGCTCGCTCACTGCTCTGACGGCGCTCTGGGTGCCGCCCCTGTTCGGCGGCATCGTGATCATCATCGTCGTCTGGCTTCTGGTGCGCACGCACCCGCGCTTCGCCGCCTACGATGCACACGACCCACAGCCCTGA
- a CDS encoding ArsR/SmtB family transcription factor — protein sequence MTTRMPSDVEVFAALADDTRWTILQRIGREGASASTLASELPVTRQAIVRHLSVLENAGLAESERFGRERRYTALGVRLSEVGRLLESVGKGWEARMSTIKAAAERDASH from the coding sequence GTGACGACGCGCATGCCGAGTGATGTCGAGGTTTTTGCTGCGCTCGCCGATGACACACGGTGGACGATCTTGCAACGAATCGGCAGGGAAGGAGCATCTGCCTCTACTCTCGCTTCTGAACTGCCTGTGACCCGGCAGGCTATCGTGCGGCACCTCAGCGTGCTCGAAAACGCGGGGCTCGCCGAGTCGGAACGCTTCGGAAGAGAGCGCAGGTACACAGCACTTGGCGTTCGCCTCAGCGAGGTAGGCCGCCTGCTTGAGTCGGTTGGAAAAGGCTGGGAAGCGCGGATGAGCACGATCAAGGCGGCTGCTGAGCGCGACGCTTCGCACTGA
- a CDS encoding alpha/beta fold hydrolase, protein MTDFAISADGTRIAYDRYGSGQPVILVAGAMQERSGDTTTSRMAELLAERGFAVYNYDRRGRGQSGSVKDADAGTELQREVDDLAALIDVAGAEAFVFGNSSGGAIALWAANAGLPITRLAVWEVPFAVDDDGEAAQFVDELRGRVAAGDGESTVEHFMKDMPRAWLEGAKSSDAWPSMVALAPSLVADAASLAVHDVPRGERWSNVTQPMLAMVGTETLPIFPPAAEMLVSDLANARMRTVVASYHQWDADVMAGVLAEEFGQ, encoded by the coding sequence ATGACTGACTTTGCGATATCAGCCGATGGAACACGCATCGCGTACGACCGCTACGGTTCCGGGCAGCCGGTGATCCTTGTCGCGGGAGCAATGCAAGAGCGCAGCGGCGACACAACGACATCGCGCATGGCCGAGCTTCTCGCCGAGCGAGGCTTCGCCGTCTATAACTACGATCGGCGCGGCCGCGGTCAGAGCGGGTCCGTTAAGGACGCGGATGCCGGCACAGAGCTGCAGCGGGAAGTTGACGATCTCGCAGCGCTCATCGACGTTGCCGGCGCGGAGGCGTTTGTCTTTGGAAACTCATCCGGTGGGGCGATCGCGCTGTGGGCGGCCAACGCCGGTCTGCCGATCACGCGCCTCGCCGTGTGGGAAGTGCCGTTCGCTGTCGACGACGACGGGGAAGCCGCCCAGTTCGTTGACGAGCTTCGCGGCCGAGTCGCGGCTGGAGACGGCGAGAGCACCGTTGAACACTTCATGAAGGACATGCCGCGTGCGTGGCTCGAGGGGGCCAAATCGAGTGATGCATGGCCGTCAATGGTGGCGCTTGCACCGTCGCTCGTCGCCGACGCGGCATCCCTCGCGGTTCACGATGTGCCGCGCGGTGAGAGGTGGTCGAACGTGACGCAGCCGATGCTGGCAATGGTGGGAACCGAGACGCTTCCGATCTTTCCGCCCGCCGCGGAGATGCTCGTGAGCGATCTCGCGAATGCACGCATGCGAACCGTTGTCGCCTCGTATCACCAGTGGGACGCTGACGTGATGGCGGGCGTGCTTGCCGAGGAGTTCGGCCAGTAG
- a CDS encoding LLM class flavin-dependent oxidoreductase produces MSETKFGLDTFGDVTVNDAGVPTPAHQVIRDVIAQATLADQVGVDAIGLGEHHRDDYAISSPDMVLAAIAGQTSRIHLGTAVTVLSSDDPVRVYERFATLDAVSNGRAEITLGRGSFTESFPLFGYDLEQYETLFNEKLDLFSKLLTEKPVHWQGTHRAPLHGANVYPKTAAGRLPAWIGVGGSPESVIRSVKYGIPMALAIIGGDPARFAPYVDLYHRAQDEIGRDRMPLSAHSPGHIAATDERAREQLFPHFKANRDRIGAERGWPPTSHDDFLNEADSGSLYVGSPETVARRIASTVQTLGLDRFDLKYANGPMPHDQLAESIELYGQTVIPMVKDMLRR; encoded by the coding sequence ATGAGCGAAACAAAGTTCGGCCTCGACACGTTCGGCGACGTCACCGTCAACGACGCTGGCGTCCCAACGCCCGCGCACCAGGTCATCCGCGATGTGATCGCGCAGGCGACTCTCGCCGATCAGGTCGGCGTCGACGCCATTGGACTCGGTGAGCACCATCGCGACGACTACGCGATCAGTTCACCCGACATGGTTCTTGCCGCCATCGCGGGCCAGACAAGCCGCATTCACCTCGGCACCGCTGTCACCGTACTCTCAAGCGACGACCCCGTGCGCGTGTACGAGAGATTCGCCACATTGGATGCTGTCAGCAACGGCCGCGCCGAGATCACGCTCGGCCGAGGCAGCTTCACCGAGTCGTTCCCACTGTTCGGCTACGACCTTGAGCAGTACGAGACGCTCTTCAACGAGAAGCTCGACCTCTTCTCGAAGCTGCTCACCGAAAAGCCCGTGCACTGGCAGGGCACACACCGCGCACCGCTGCACGGAGCCAACGTCTACCCCAAAACCGCCGCTGGGCGCCTCCCCGCGTGGATCGGCGTCGGCGGCAGTCCCGAGTCCGTCATCCGTTCGGTGAAGTACGGCATCCCCATGGCCCTCGCCATCATCGGTGGCGACCCCGCGCGCTTTGCGCCGTACGTCGATCTCTACCACCGCGCGCAAGACGAGATCGGGCGAGACCGGATGCCACTCAGCGCTCACTCTCCCGGCCACATCGCCGCGACAGACGAGCGTGCCCGCGAGCAGCTGTTCCCGCACTTCAAGGCAAACCGCGATCGCATCGGGGCCGAGCGCGGCTGGCCACCCACGAGTCACGACGACTTTCTCAACGAAGCAGACAGCGGATCGCTCTACGTCGGCTCGCCCGAGACCGTCGCCCGACGCATTGCCTCAACGGTGCAGACGCTCGGGCTCGACCGCTTCGACCTCAAGTACGCAAACGGCCCCATGCCGCACGACCAGCTCGCCGAGTCAATCGAGTTGTACGGTCAGACCGTCATTCCGATGGTGAAGGATATGCTCAGGCGCTAA
- a CDS encoding ATPase: MEDIDTIERHVDIDATAARVWELISEPGWYVNDGELRDHRRENRGDVTVVHDSVHGEFAFVTVELDEPRYAAFRWLQQADDPASASTLVEFRIVERPSGGVTLSVTESGFASLPGSAADRRKAFDGNLEGWIEELEVAKAHCESSPQVRP; the protein is encoded by the coding sequence ATGGAAGACATCGACACAATCGAACGGCACGTAGACATCGACGCCACGGCAGCACGTGTTTGGGAGTTGATCAGCGAGCCGGGCTGGTACGTCAATGACGGAGAACTTCGCGATCATCGACGAGAGAATCGCGGCGACGTCACCGTTGTGCACGATAGCGTGCACGGCGAGTTCGCGTTCGTCACAGTCGAACTCGATGAGCCGAGATATGCGGCATTCCGTTGGTTGCAGCAGGCAGACGATCCGGCTTCGGCGTCGACACTTGTTGAATTTCGTATCGTCGAAAGGCCGTCGGGTGGCGTGACATTAAGTGTCACGGAGAGTGGATTTGCTTCGCTCCCCGGAAGCGCTGCAGATCGGCGCAAAGCCTTTGATGGAAATCTCGAGGGATGGATCGAGGAGCTCGAGGTGGCGAAAGCCCACTGTGAATCGTCGCCGCAGGTACGGCCGTGA
- a CDS encoding SDR family oxidoreductase, whose amino-acid sequence MSEILVTGGTGTLGVPTVDALRKAGHAVRVLSRRSGPDRLKGDLLTGAGLGDAMNGVDIVMHLATSGNAKDVDAAERLLDEAEHSGVKHIVYISIVGIESIPLPYYQSKLDVERLIEASPVPHTILRATQFHDLLTMIFAYQKRLPWVFVPRFGAQPIAVDDVAVRLAELAAAEPAGRVADIGGPEKLSAEQMARQWRAAAHSTKRIVSIRLPGAIVRALRERKNMVPGAGYGTQTYSDFLARRYS is encoded by the coding sequence ATGAGCGAGATTCTGGTGACCGGGGGCACGGGAACGCTGGGCGTTCCGACGGTTGATGCACTGCGAAAAGCCGGGCACGCCGTGCGTGTTCTGAGCCGCCGTTCCGGGCCCGATCGACTGAAAGGCGATCTGCTCACAGGAGCTGGTCTTGGTGACGCGATGAATGGCGTCGACATCGTCATGCACCTCGCAACATCGGGAAACGCGAAAGACGTGGATGCTGCCGAGCGGCTGCTCGACGAGGCAGAGCACTCCGGCGTGAAGCACATCGTCTACATTTCGATAGTCGGTATCGAGAGCATTCCTCTCCCCTACTATCAGTCAAAGCTCGATGTCGAAAGGCTGATTGAGGCGTCGCCCGTGCCGCACACGATTCTGCGGGCCACGCAGTTTCACGACCTTCTGACCATGATCTTCGCGTACCAGAAGCGGCTGCCGTGGGTCTTCGTGCCGCGCTTCGGCGCGCAGCCGATCGCCGTCGACGACGTGGCCGTTCGCCTGGCGGAGCTGGCCGCCGCCGAGCCAGCGGGACGCGTTGCCGATATCGGCGGGCCCGAGAAGCTCAGCGCCGAGCAGATGGCGCGTCAGTGGAGGGCCGCCGCGCACTCGACGAAGCGCATTGTCTCGATACGTCTGCCCGGCGCGATCGTGCGCGCCCTGCGTGAGCGCAAGAACATGGTTCCCGGCGCGGGGTACGGAACACAGACCTACTCTGACTTCCTTGCAAGGCGCTACAGCTGA